A portion of the Podospora pseudoanserina strain CBS 124.78 chromosome 2, whole genome shotgun sequence genome contains these proteins:
- a CDS encoding hypothetical protein (EggNog:ENOG503Q3TU), whose translation MAAAAVASPAVNAIGPINSHGLEFGKPLKHNVHTKFNYYKDRGDGSAPAPYVIGRPETLIERPRVEIDAVVTDITGDESKYTLDSHGFQFYRHESKEKDFSDDDKIKAEYYPEVEQLLKDATGAHRVYIFDHTIRRGSQDNRAPDAGFRGPVRSVHVDQSYEASRQRVRYHLPDEADELLGKRFQIINVWRPIKTIFRDPLGVADAHSVPDSDLIGAALIYPDRAGETYVVKPNSSHKWYFKYAQTPEEVTLIKCFDTEEGVARRVPHSSFIDPDEEDKAPRESIEVRTLVFYD comes from the exons ATGGCTGCAGCTGCTGTTGCCTCTCCTGCTGTCAATGCCATTGGGCCCATCAACTCCCATGGTTTAGAATTCGGCAAGCCTCTCAAGCACAACGTCCACACCAAATTCAACTATTACAAGGACCGTGGCGATGGTTCTGCCCCTGCCCCATATGTTATTGG TCGTCCAGAGACCTTGATTGAGCGCCCTCGTGTCGAGATCGACGCAGTCGTCACCGATATTACGGGCGACGAGAGCAAGTACACGCTTGACAGTCACGGATTTCAGTTTTACCGGCACGAAAGCAAAGAGAAGGATTTTTCCGACGAtgacaagatcaaggccgAATATTACCCGGAAGTCGAGCAGCTGCTGAAGGATGC GACCGGAGCCCATCGCGTCTACATCTTTGACCACACAATTCGCCGCGGTAGCCAGGATAACCGTGCACCTGACGCTGGATTCCGTGGTCCCGTACGCAGCGTCCACGTTGACCAATCGTACGAGGCATCTCGCCAAAGGGTGCGCTATCACTTGCCGGACGAGGCGGATGAGCTCCTTGGTAAACGGTTTCAAATCATCAATGTCTGGCGTCCAATCAAGACCATCTTCCGCGACCCTCTGGGCGTGGCTGATGCTCATTCGGTTCCGGACTCAGACCTGATTGGTGCTGCTCTCATCTACCCTGATCGAGCCGGTGAGACATATGTGGTGAAGCCCAACTCATCCCACAAGTGGTACTTCAAATACGCGCAGACCCCTGAGGAGGTTACTTTGATCAAGTGCTTCGATACCGAGGAGGGGGTCGCAAGAAGGGTGCCGCACTCTTCGTTCATTGACCCAGATGAGGAAGATAAGGCACCAAGGGAGAGCATCGAGGTTCGGACTTTGGTCTTTTATGATTAG